From Erinaceus europaeus chromosome 9, mEriEur2.1, whole genome shotgun sequence, one genomic window encodes:
- the C9H3orf85 gene encoding uncharacterized protein C3orf85 homolog yields MAYKLLQVILYATLLLGALGAPFLVEDPANQFLHLKRHIYLQDYLDPDHNPNTWGNILADQVRETWSALKTTAQYYLNVNAFATDKGTAQ; encoded by the exons ATGGCTTATAAATTGCTTCAAGTGATTCTCTATGCAACATTGCTTCTAG GAGCACTGGGAGCGCCATTTTTGGTAGAAGACCCAGCGAACCAATTTCTACATCTCAAAAGACACATATATTTACAGGATTACTTGGACCCAGATCACAATCCGAATACGTGGGGCAACATACTGGCTGATCAG GTTCGGGAAACATGGAGTGCTTTGAAAACAACAGCACAGTATTATCTGAATGTGAATGCCTTTGCCACTGACAAGGGGACTGCCCAGTAA